The proteins below are encoded in one region of Flavobacterium nackdongense:
- a CDS encoding glycosyl hydrolase — protein sequence MKNGIFLLFLILVNGGYKLTAQNPVIIENQKVTIASLAGTNYELKNKGELLVSSPTATFTGKVNFTSDAAWLILEGVLPSVAIASHLSYITVNGQPAVNKVNVRVTNYLQGCVILPHSPTYEALSVFKDEAFVGDEMKCIPYKYYKIADLGTFDNTVSSFKLKKGYMATFAQNENGTGYSKVYIAEKDDIEISMLPLGLNNLVSFVRVFPWRYTGKKGFGSGFVDFNRSIKPAQLTNSSWFYNWGVPSNEDLTDFEFVTMKSYASSTTDVKWQEINNLNYTSHLLGYNEPNNAGPLNMTVEQQLKYWPKFMESGMRLGSPAPTNWDEFFEFMDKCDELNYRVDFVCIHDYGDGTAESFYRNCKRVYDRTKRPIWITEFNWGGNWTKTPRTYEESAKRIAEIIDRYDKEGIIERYAIFNFDEELNRDGEFPLNKSVFKTPAIPNYEITPIGIAYRDQVTTMAFNPAEQINFPFKMVPPQNLKGTNINGISIRLVWENFMDNTPGTFSLERSFNGGAFSQVATIGGTNTTYVDSVETIGFGKYKYKITSIHPVYGNSITVSTIVDVLPGGRQNVARFKDIKVSSTTSSSYPGKLAVDDDIISDTSRWVSSAGTFPATLEIDLKDFYLVDELVLYCGYQGYNSPITNFQFQYWDGIKWVNAVVETNNTLALYRKSFTEVKTNKLRLNVTSTAANIVRLYEIEVYGKEFNSLGVNENSKYINKFTIYPNPAENTLFIEGKNEIESVEIFDINAKVLISKQATRTVDVSELCAGIYFIKVNNTETLQFIKK from the coding sequence ATGAAAAATGGAATATTTTTACTTTTTCTTATCTTGGTTAATGGTGGTTATAAGCTTACTGCCCAAAATCCAGTAATTATAGAAAATCAAAAAGTAACTATCGCCTCGTTAGCTGGTACTAATTATGAGCTAAAAAATAAAGGAGAGTTGCTGGTTAGTAGCCCTACGGCCACATTTACTGGTAAAGTAAATTTCACTAGCGATGCTGCTTGGCTTATTTTAGAGGGTGTTTTACCATCGGTAGCGATTGCATCCCATCTTTCTTATATCACGGTAAACGGACAGCCAGCAGTAAATAAGGTAAATGTTCGAGTAACGAATTACCTGCAAGGTTGCGTGATACTGCCTCATTCGCCTACCTATGAAGCATTGTCGGTTTTTAAAGATGAGGCTTTTGTAGGCGATGAAATGAAATGTATTCCCTATAAATATTATAAAATTGCCGATTTAGGAACTTTTGATAATACAGTTTCTTCATTCAAACTCAAAAAAGGCTATATGGCCACTTTTGCCCAAAATGAAAATGGAACAGGCTACAGCAAAGTATATATTGCCGAGAAGGATGATATCGAAATCAGTATGCTTCCACTTGGGTTGAATAATCTAGTTTCTTTTGTTAGAGTGTTTCCGTGGCGGTATACAGGAAAAAAAGGCTTTGGGTCTGGATTTGTTGATTTCAACAGAAGTATAAAACCTGCACAACTGACAAACTCGAGTTGGTTTTATAATTGGGGAGTTCCTTCAAATGAAGATTTAACCGATTTTGAATTTGTCACAATGAAATCGTATGCAAGTTCAACTACCGATGTTAAGTGGCAAGAAATAAATAATTTAAATTATACAAGTCACCTTTTAGGATATAACGAACCCAATAATGCTGGACCATTGAATATGACGGTCGAACAGCAATTAAAATACTGGCCAAAATTTATGGAATCAGGTATGCGTTTGGGGTCTCCAGCACCTACTAATTGGGATGAGTTTTTTGAATTTATGGATAAGTGCGACGAATTGAATTACAGAGTCGATTTTGTTTGTATTCACGATTACGGTGATGGTACAGCAGAATCATTTTATAGAAATTGTAAACGAGTTTATGATCGTACCAAAAGACCTATTTGGATAACTGAATTCAATTGGGGCGGAAATTGGACAAAAACCCCTCGTACTTATGAAGAAAGTGCAAAACGAATAGCAGAAATAATAGACAGATATGACAAGGAAGGAATTATTGAAAGGTATGCTATTTTTAATTTTGATGAGGAATTAAATAGAGATGGTGAATTTCCTCTTAATAAATCTGTTTTTAAAACTCCAGCAATTCCAAATTATGAAATAACTCCTATTGGGATAGCTTATCGGGATCAAGTCACAACAATGGCATTTAATCCGGCAGAGCAAATAAACTTTCCATTTAAAATGGTACCACCTCAAAACCTAAAAGGTACTAATATTAATGGCATCAGTATTAGATTAGTATGGGAAAATTTTATGGATAATACACCTGGTACTTTTAGTCTAGAAAGATCATTTAATGGTGGGGCATTTTCACAAGTTGCAACTATCGGAGGGACAAACACTACTTATGTTGATTCTGTTGAAACAATTGGCTTCGGAAAGTACAAGTACAAAATCACTTCAATACACCCAGTTTACGGCAATTCCATAACTGTTTCTACAATCGTAGATGTTCTGCCGGGTGGTAGACAAAATGTAGCACGTTTCAAAGATATAAAGGTAAGTTCAACTACTTCATCTTCTTATCCAGGGAAACTTGCTGTCGACGACGATATCATATCAGATACCAGTCGTTGGGTTAGTAGTGCTGGTACTTTTCCTGCAACGCTAGAAATTGATCTAAAAGATTTTTATTTAGTAGACGAACTTGTTTTATATTGTGGCTATCAAGGTTATAACAGTCCAATTACAAATTTTCAATTCCAATATTGGGATGGTATCAAATGGGTCAATGCAGTAGTTGAAACCAACAATACATTAGCATTGTACAGAAAAAGCTTTACAGAAGTAAAAACGAATAAGCTGCGATTGAATGTGACTTCAACAGCAGCAAATATAGTTAGACTCTATGAAATCGAGGTGTATGGAAAGGAATTCAACTCTCTTGGGGTCAATGAAAACAGCAAGTACATTAATAAATTTACAATTTATCCAAATCCAGCTGAGAACACTCTGTTTATCGAAGGAAAAAATGAAATAGAATCAGTAGAAATTTTTGATATCAATGCTAAGGTTTTGATTTCAAAACAGGCTACTCGAACAGTAGATGTTTCAGAGTTATGCGCAGGAATCTATTTTATAAAAGTAAATAACACAGAAACTTTACAATTTATCAAAAAATAA
- a CDS encoding alpha-L-fucosidase, whose protein sequence is MKKHIFFILFLSLSLNLWSQSQKKEMNALQISQIERGYGMFIHFGINTFNEIEWSKGNLPATSYNPTNLDCDQWIKTAKEAGFRYVILITKHHDGFCLWDSKYTDYDVASSPVKTDIIAEVSKACKKYGIKLGLYYSLWDRNFKGYKSDEKYNLYMKNQLTELMTNYGEICELWFDGGWDKKEASWDIPAVYKYVKEMQPNCLLTVNHCIGKPENRSSKKDPVDYQYGDPIRYFPIDFRIKDPNFARWDDPKYYEFDKTLYYLPFEHTICLSDRWNWFQKKKAIAARPVDELEELVYWGTANNNIMIINVPPDQTGQIRTNEKNRIFELADRLGIRGGKGKLPTGPINLTFKQKIVASSETAKFEAEKANDYSIETFWTANDSVADLEITFDNKVVFDRVVLFEEPVMKDLGDNFSKIRTFKVQEYELLSYSNGAWDTFYTGDVIGATKIIKLPTEIKAEKIKLKILKSNGNPSISHFSVSKESSRGVRKIVK, encoded by the coding sequence ATGAAAAAACACATCTTCTTTATACTATTTCTTAGTCTTAGTTTAAATCTTTGGTCGCAAAGCCAAAAGAAAGAAATGAATGCGCTACAAATTAGCCAAATTGAACGTGGCTACGGTATGTTTATTCATTTTGGTATCAACACATTCAACGAAATCGAGTGGTCTAAAGGGAATCTGCCTGCAACATCCTACAACCCTACTAATTTAGATTGCGATCAGTGGATAAAAACAGCGAAAGAAGCAGGATTTCGATATGTAATTTTAATTACAAAACATCACGATGGTTTTTGCCTTTGGGATAGTAAATATACCGATTATGATGTAGCTTCATCACCAGTAAAAACGGATATTATTGCCGAAGTTTCTAAAGCTTGTAAAAAATACGGCATTAAACTAGGATTGTATTATTCTTTATGGGATAGAAATTTCAAAGGATACAAAAGCGATGAAAAGTATAATTTGTATATGAAAAATCAATTGACGGAATTGATGACCAATTATGGCGAAATCTGTGAACTATGGTTCGATGGTGGTTGGGACAAAAAAGAAGCTTCTTGGGATATTCCGGCGGTTTATAAATATGTAAAAGAAATGCAACCCAACTGTCTTTTGACCGTAAATCATTGCATTGGCAAACCTGAAAATCGGTCTTCTAAAAAAGATCCTGTAGATTATCAATACGGAGACCCAATTCGCTACTTTCCGATCGATTTCAGAATAAAAGACCCAAATTTTGCCAGATGGGACGACCCTAAATATTATGAATTTGATAAAACGCTTTACTACCTGCCGTTCGAACACACCATTTGTCTTTCGGATCGATGGAACTGGTTCCAGAAGAAAAAAGCAATTGCAGCAAGGCCAGTAGATGAACTAGAAGAACTCGTTTATTGGGGAACAGCCAATAATAATATTATGATTATCAATGTTCCACCAGACCAAACAGGACAAATTAGAACCAACGAAAAGAATAGAATTTTTGAATTGGCAGACCGATTAGGAATTAGAGGCGGAAAAGGGAAATTACCAACAGGACCAATCAACTTAACCTTCAAACAAAAAATAGTAGCCAGTAGTGAAACAGCCAAGTTCGAAGCCGAAAAAGCAAACGATTATAGTATAGAAACGTTCTGGACCGCCAATGATTCTGTTGCCGATTTAGAGATTACATTTGACAATAAAGTAGTTTTTGATCGTGTGGTTTTGTTTGAAGAACCGGTGATGAAAGACTTGGGCGATAATTTTTCTAAAATTCGAACTTTTAAAGTGCAGGAATATGAATTATTGTCTTATTCCAATGGCGCTTGGGATACTTTTTATACTGGAGATGTAATCGGAGCCACCAAAATAATAAAACTACCGACGGAGATTAAAGCAGAAAAGATTAAATTAAAAATTCTAAAATCAAACGGTAATCCATCAATTAGTCATTTTTCGGTTTCCAAAGAATCTAGCAGAGGTGTCCGGAAGATTGTCAAATGA
- a CDS encoding glycosyl hydrolase, producing MKRIAKYSMFLFVLISANLAAQTNILVENTKVTVVNLGGNNYTVGSNAELLITAPVIGNGTVNLTADSGWLILDGVLPSRAINLHLSYIRVNGQPARNNINVKVTNYLRGCVIMAHSPTFEALTMYKDAGYTGEELKCFPYKYYKEADLGTFNNEVSSFKLKKGYMATFAQNQDGTGYSKVFIAEKADVEISTLQLGLDNQVSFVRVFPWRYTEKKGMGWSINSPIRTLRGSWFYNWGPTTTESTTDIEFVPCKWSANNDVDTQWQTILNNNSSNHLLGFNEPDGQEQANMSLELMLRRWPKMLESGMRLGSPAVASDLNLLYAFIDRCDALNYRVDFVAIHDYGEGTAQAFYNKCKAIYDRTKRPIWIKEFNFGGTWTAGRPTYEQSAARIKEIIERYDTEGIIERYAIFNFDEADQNRAVFYNPVENLVITPLGVVYRDQTSAMAFNPAEQINIPIKQVAPVNFMGFNTDAANTRLRWENFMDNTAGTFRIERSLNGGVFTQIAVIAGTNTTYIDNVSSSGLGRYTYRITSLNPVYGNSLTVSNMVDVLANGKQNVARFKDVKVSSTHSAPFPGTNAVDGGISLDASRWVSRANSIPATIEIDLNGTYVIDELVFYTGLNNVYSSPIINFQFQYWDGAKWVNAISETANTLTSYRKSFPEVSTNKVRLFVNESTGAMVRLFEIEVYGKEISSLSIKENEPYVNKFTIYPNPTSRAITVEGNDPVHSIVIFDINAKTLLKEENTKSVDVSELSAGTYFVRINDKETFRFIKK from the coding sequence ATGAAAAGAATTGCTAAATATTCGATGTTTCTCTTCGTTTTGATAAGTGCGAATTTGGCTGCTCAGACCAATATTTTAGTTGAAAACACGAAAGTAACAGTAGTGAATTTAGGCGGAAACAACTACACAGTTGGTAGCAATGCCGAATTACTAATTACCGCTCCTGTAATTGGCAATGGAACGGTAAATTTGACCGCCGATTCGGGCTGGTTAATTCTCGATGGTGTTTTACCATCACGTGCTATTAATTTGCATTTAAGTTATATTCGAGTTAATGGTCAACCAGCGCGGAATAATATAAATGTTAAAGTTACCAATTATTTAAGAGGTTGTGTCATCATGGCACATTCGCCAACTTTCGAGGCCTTGACCATGTACAAAGACGCTGGATATACAGGAGAGGAACTAAAATGTTTCCCTTATAAATATTACAAAGAAGCCGATCTTGGCACCTTCAATAATGAAGTTTCCTCCTTCAAATTGAAAAAGGGCTATATGGCCACTTTTGCGCAAAATCAAGATGGAACAGGCTACAGTAAAGTTTTTATTGCAGAAAAGGCAGATGTAGAAATCAGTACACTTCAATTGGGTTTAGATAATCAGGTTTCTTTTGTGCGTGTTTTCCCTTGGAGATACACAGAAAAAAAGGGTATGGGTTGGAGTATCAATAGCCCAATTCGAACTTTGCGAGGCAGTTGGTTTTACAATTGGGGACCAACAACCACAGAAAGTACTACTGATATTGAGTTTGTGCCTTGCAAATGGTCCGCTAATAATGACGTTGATACACAGTGGCAAACCATCCTAAATAATAACAGTTCGAATCATCTTTTAGGATTTAATGAACCAGACGGTCAAGAGCAAGCCAATATGTCTTTAGAATTAATGCTTAGACGCTGGCCTAAAATGTTAGAATCAGGTATGCGTTTGGGGTCTCCCGCGGTGGCTAGCGACCTAAATTTGTTATACGCTTTTATCGATAGATGTGATGCGTTGAATTACAGAGTCGATTTTGTAGCAATACACGACTACGGTGAGGGAACAGCCCAAGCATTTTACAATAAATGCAAGGCTATTTATGATAGAACCAAGCGGCCTATATGGATTAAAGAGTTCAATTTTGGCGGAACTTGGACAGCAGGTAGACCAACTTATGAACAATCGGCAGCACGAATCAAAGAAATTATTGAGCGTTACGACACGGAGGGAATCATCGAACGATATGCAATTTTTAATTTTGACGAAGCAGATCAAAACCGAGCTGTTTTTTATAATCCTGTAGAGAATTTAGTAATCACACCTTTAGGCGTTGTTTATAGAGATCAGACTTCGGCGATGGCTTTTAATCCTGCGGAGCAAATAAATATTCCTATTAAGCAAGTGGCCCCAGTTAATTTTATGGGTTTTAATACCGATGCTGCAAATACCAGATTGCGTTGGGAAAATTTTATGGATAATACCGCAGGCACTTTTAGAATAGAACGTTCCTTGAACGGCGGCGTTTTTACTCAAATTGCCGTAATTGCTGGTACCAATACCACTTACATCGATAATGTGAGTTCGAGTGGTCTGGGACGATATACGTATAGAATTACAAGTCTTAATCCTGTATATGGAAACTCTCTGACGGTTTCAAATATGGTAGATGTTCTTGCAAACGGGAAACAAAACGTCGCACGTTTCAAAGATGTAAAAGTTAGTTCAACACATTCGGCTCCTTTTCCAGGTACCAATGCCGTTGATGGAGGAATCAGTTTAGATGCAAGTCGATGGGTTAGCAGGGCGAATAGCATACCAGCCACAATCGAGATTGATTTGAACGGTACTTACGTAATTGATGAACTTGTTTTTTATACCGGACTTAACAATGTATATAGTAGTCCAATTATAAACTTTCAATTTCAATACTGGGATGGTGCTAAATGGGTAAATGCTATCAGTGAAACAGCAAATACTCTAACGTCATACCGAAAAAGCTTTCCTGAGGTAAGTACAAATAAAGTTAGGTTATTTGTTAATGAATCGACGGGCGCTATGGTTAGACTATTTGAAATTGAGGTATACGGAAAGGAGATTTCCAGTCTTTCTATTAAAGAAAATGAGCCATACGTAAATAAGTTTACCATTTATCCAAATCCTACTTCAAGAGCTATAACAGTAGAAGGAAATGATCCGGTACATTCGATCGTTATTTTTGATATCAATGCAAAAACACTTTTGAAAGAGGAAAACACCAAAAGTGTTGATGTATCCGAACTTTCAGCAGGAACCTACTTTGTCCGTATCAATGATAAAGAAACATTCCGTTTTATAAAAAAATAA
- a CDS encoding sialate O-acetylesterase has protein sequence MRSIYSIMKQMPILFFKSFYRILFLSVVTFVLSDSGNAQVASPAFRAKTIQFTEEEIKPTLDGFVAQSSGNFNAISTSAELKRGSGFNREIYLTYDLSTLTIAAKSAKLKIFCQSFDKFGDLTVSVYCLPEYQTTGLTWTTRPAVPAAIATLLINQTEHANTWLECDISSSLAAVLATASKKVTYVIKITAGNDALLRFAMSENTTLSPTILLSDEDPTNGGVNSTIKMPTLFSDNMVLQRDKPIKVYGEVLPNLPVVITFDGQTYNAQCDANGKFSTLLPIKSASASSYILTVAANNEILTYKNIVMGDVYLCGGQSNMAMYVSGSNADQVANAKADANYPNLRFFEVAKIVSGGVLINAKDNPWKSALPDRIVNWSAVAFFVGRDLHKHLNVPIGLINVSHGGAPSDAFISPEAYANDPVLDAAKRPNATGIFSYYQSPSSLYTAMISKVAGYPIKGVLWYQAEANASFWQSYKTIFKGLIKDWRTQFNEPTLPWLFVQLPSFDPGGDATKLTWAETRDIQLQVWKEDPNTGMAVTIDLGEATNIHPTDKYTVAKRMLVQVRALVYGEQITHKSPIYQSHEVQGADMILSFDNLGSGLTAIKPITEFEIAGSDKIYKPATATLLADNRIKLTNATVPNPAFARYAFLNFPTVSVFTTDTLPLPLSPFKTESGGTLSISDFNQNGSTLMVYPNPTKGILNIKKRDEPKKIEIFDLNGAVVFQGDFTNKIDLSFLAKGFYFLRTNLNQTVKIVIE, from the coding sequence ATGCGATCAATTTATTCAATTATGAAACAAATGCCTATCCTTTTTTTTAAGAGTTTTTACAGAATATTATTTTTATCAGTAGTAACTTTTGTACTCTCCGATAGCGGAAACGCGCAGGTCGCTTCACCGGCCTTTCGTGCCAAAACAATCCAGTTCACTGAGGAAGAAATAAAACCTACTCTAGATGGCTTTGTTGCACAATCATCAGGAAATTTTAATGCCATCTCTACTTCCGCAGAACTAAAGCGAGGAAGCGGATTTAACCGAGAAATCTATTTAACCTACGATTTATCAACTCTTACTATCGCTGCGAAATCGGCTAAGTTGAAGATTTTTTGTCAATCTTTCGACAAATTTGGCGATCTAACAGTCTCCGTTTATTGTTTGCCAGAGTATCAAACAACTGGATTAACCTGGACAACACGTCCTGCGGTTCCTGCTGCCATTGCGACTCTCTTGATTAATCAAACCGAGCACGCCAATACTTGGCTAGAATGTGATATATCTTCGAGTCTAGCGGCTGTTTTGGCTACTGCAAGCAAAAAAGTGACCTATGTAATAAAAATTACAGCTGGAAACGATGCTTTATTGCGATTTGCTATGAGCGAGAATACTACATTAAGTCCAACAATACTATTGTCAGATGAAGACCCTACTAACGGAGGAGTAAATTCAACAATAAAAATGCCAACGCTTTTTTCGGACAATATGGTATTGCAACGTGATAAGCCAATCAAAGTATATGGCGAAGTATTACCAAATTTACCTGTTGTAATCACTTTTGACGGACAGACTTACAACGCACAGTGTGATGCCAACGGAAAATTCTCCACGCTTCTTCCCATCAAAAGCGCTTCTGCGAGTAGTTATATACTAACAGTTGCTGCCAATAACGAAATCCTAACCTATAAAAATATAGTGATGGGTGATGTGTACTTGTGTGGCGGACAATCGAATATGGCCATGTATGTCAGCGGGTCGAACGCAGATCAAGTGGCAAATGCTAAAGCCGACGCGAATTATCCTAATTTACGTTTTTTTGAAGTAGCTAAAATTGTGAGTGGCGGGGTTTTAATTAATGCCAAAGATAATCCTTGGAAAAGTGCACTACCAGATCGAATTGTTAACTGGTCAGCCGTAGCCTTTTTTGTCGGTCGCGATTTGCATAAACACCTTAATGTACCAATAGGATTAATCAATGTGAGTCACGGTGGCGCTCCATCGGATGCCTTTATATCGCCAGAGGCCTATGCTAATGATCCGGTTTTAGACGCCGCAAAACGACCAAACGCCACTGGAATTTTTAGTTATTATCAATCGCCTTCCTCCTTGTACACTGCGATGATTTCGAAAGTGGCCGGATATCCTATTAAAGGAGTTTTATGGTATCAAGCGGAAGCAAATGCATCTTTTTGGCAAAGCTATAAAACTATTTTTAAAGGCCTAATTAAGGATTGGAGAACTCAGTTTAACGAGCCTACTTTGCCTTGGTTGTTTGTGCAACTGCCATCGTTTGACCCAGGTGGAGATGCCACTAAATTGACTTGGGCCGAAACCCGTGATATTCAACTTCAAGTATGGAAAGAAGACCCAAACACAGGAATGGCTGTTACTATTGACTTGGGCGAAGCGACGAATATTCATCCAACTGATAAATATACGGTGGCAAAAAGAATGTTGGTGCAGGTTCGTGCTTTAGTCTATGGCGAACAAATAACGCACAAATCACCCATTTATCAATCCCACGAAGTTCAAGGTGCTGATATGATATTATCTTTTGATAATCTAGGGAGTGGTTTGACAGCAATAAAACCCATAACAGAATTTGAAATTGCTGGCTCAGATAAAATTTACAAACCAGCCACAGCAACCCTCTTGGCCGATAATCGAATAAAACTAACAAACGCCACGGTACCCAACCCGGCATTTGCCCGTTATGCCTTTTTAAATTTCCCAACAGTTTCTGTTTTTACCACCGATACTTTGCCTTTGCCTTTATCGCCATTCAAAACCGAGAGCGGAGGAACGCTGAGCATTTCCGATTTTAATCAGAATGGATCAACTTTGATGGTTTATCCAAATCCTACTAAGGGGATATTAAATATTAAAAAGAGAGATGAGCCCAAAAAAATTGAGATTTTTGACTTAAATGGGGCAGTAGTTTTTCAAGGAGATTTTACCAATAAAATTGACCTGTCATTTTTAGCCAAGGGGTTCTACTTTCTACGAACTAATTTGAACCAAACTGTAAAAATAGTTATAGAGTAA
- a CDS encoding LacI family DNA-binding transcriptional regulator: MIYITIKDIAKKLNISIATVSRAFNDKSDIKIETKNLILKTAKEMGYRPNPMAKKLIQKRSLTIGIVVPEFLNSFFPEVIIGAQEILFEKGYQVLITQSNENFETELKNVKALEDSMVDGIIISQSSETKNVDYYQNLINSGFPIVFFNRVCDTISSSKILFNDYKWAFFATEHLINQGYKNIYHLKGKESVSLTNDRLKGFMDAHAKHKLSVSKEQIVPTGFRIEDGQRVALEIIDSGKIPDAIFASNDPSAIGAMQVFKKKGFKIPQDIAFVGFTESRMGAIIDPPLTSVLQPAAAIGREAARILIEQIENPETFKPQIVVLNGELNIRDSSVLEPKII; this comes from the coding sequence ATGATTTACATTACTATAAAAGATATAGCCAAAAAATTAAATATTTCTATTGCCACAGTTTCGCGTGCTTTCAACGATAAAAGCGATATCAAAATAGAAACTAAAAATTTAATTTTAAAAACAGCCAAAGAAATGGGATATCGTCCGAATCCTATGGCTAAAAAATTAATACAAAAAAGATCTTTAACCATTGGAATTGTCGTGCCAGAATTTTTAAATAGCTTCTTTCCAGAAGTGATCATTGGCGCTCAAGAAATATTATTCGAAAAAGGCTATCAAGTATTGATTACACAATCCAACGAAAATTTTGAAACCGAGCTAAAAAATGTCAAAGCCCTCGAAGACAGTATGGTCGATGGCATCATCATTTCGCAATCTAGTGAAACTAAAAATGTGGATTATTACCAAAATTTAATCAACTCCGGATTTCCAATTGTTTTTTTTAATCGAGTTTGCGATACGATATCGTCCTCTAAAATTCTGTTTAATGATTATAAATGGGCTTTTTTCGCTACCGAACACTTAATCAATCAAGGGTATAAAAACATATACCATCTCAAAGGAAAAGAGTCAGTTTCCTTAACAAACGACCGTTTGAAAGGTTTTATGGATGCACACGCCAAACACAAACTAAGCGTTTCAAAAGAGCAAATTGTGCCCACAGGATTTCGCATAGAGGATGGTCAACGTGTGGCTCTTGAAATTATTGATAGTGGTAAAATTCCCGATGCCATCTTTGCTTCGAATGATCCTTCTGCCATTGGAGCGATGCAAGTTTTTAAAAAGAAGGGTTTCAAAATCCCTCAAGATATTGCCTTTGTTGGATTCACAGAATCGAGGATGGGGGCTATAATTGATCCTCCTTTGACCTCGGTTTTGCAACCTGCCGCCGCGATAGGCCGAGAAGCTGCCCGGATTTTGATAGAACAAATTGAAAATCCTGAAACCTTTAAACCTCAAATAGTGGTTTTAAATGGTGAATTAAACATTAGAGATTCTTCTGTTTTAGAACCTAAAATCATTTGA